A genomic segment from Mus musculus strain C57BL/6J chromosome 13, GRCm38.p6 C57BL/6J encodes:
- the Serf1 gene encoding small EDRK-rich factor 1 has protein sequence MARGNQREIARQKNMKKTQEISKGKRKEDSLTASQRKQRDSEIMQQKQKIANEKKSMQTTEK, from the exons ATGGCCC GTGGAAATCAAAGAGAAATTGCCCgacagaaaaacatgaaaaagacCCAGGAAATtagcaaagggaaaagaaaagaggacagCTTGACTGCCTCTCAGAGAAAGCAGAG GGATTCAGAGATCATGCAACAAAAGCAGAAGATAGCCAATGAGAAGAAATCTATGCAGACAACAGAAAAATGA